The region GCCTCGGCGCAGCGCGCTGACGTGACCTACGACCTCGCCGGGCTGCTGTCGAGTACCACTCCGAGACAGGCCGCTCTGAAGCGCTGCGACCTCCTGGAGCCCTATGCCGACCTGGTGCGCGACGCGGACGGCCACTGGACCCTCGCGGGGACGCCGCCTCGCGCCATCACCGAAGGACAGCAGAGTCGCGCGGGGACGGCCGCCGACTTCACTGCGCAAGTGCTGGTGAAGGGCGGGTCGCTGCATGTGGTTGACTACGCCCTTCCGGGAGCAACCACGGAGGTCTCCGTGGCGCAGACAGAGGCAGACCTGGACTTCGCCAAGTTCTGGGCTGCTCGCCAGGGACGCTACCAACCCGCCGTGGGCCGTGTCACCGGCCAGCTCAGGGCTCAGCGAGCCGAGGAGACGCTTGCGGGGAGCTTTGACTGGTCTCTGGACCAGGAGCTTCGTTGCAGTGAGGTGAGCCTTACCCAGGCTGGGCGACCTTTGCCCGTCCTGACCCTCGACAAGGGGAGAGTCGGCTACGCGCCGGCGGCCCTGGAGGAGAGGGGAGATGTGGCCGCGGCGCTGGACGAGGTATCACTGGGCAGTGTGTGGGTGCAGGCTCGGCGACTGGCAGACCGAAGCCTGGAGTTGCCGGCCCTTCTCTCCGCCTACCTGCCTCGGGGCGAGGCCCAGTCACCGCGCCAACCTCGTTTCCTGGGCGGCCTGACCGCTCACCTCCATGCCGACGCGCTATCGGGAACCTACGAGGACCTCTCGCTTCAGCCTGAGCCCCTGCAGGTGGCCCTCTCCGGGACTTCCGGCGACGTGTACTGCGATCGCCTTGCGCTGCTCCATGAGGGCCGGGAAGCCGCCGCTCCCGGCGGCCTCAAGGGCGCTGTGAGTTTCACCAGGGGCAGCGAGTCCGGCGGCGGCTCCTTCGACGTGGACTTGAGCGGTCGTGCCGGTCTGTCCAGGGTTCTTGTCACGAGCAAGGGCGTTGCTGAGCCGGTCGTGAGTCTCGTCGAGGGCACCGCGAGCTTTGACCCCAGAGTTCTCCTCTCGGACAGCCCTGGCCTCGACGGGATCGGTGACGTCTACCTGAAGCAACCAGAGGCTACCATCTCCCTGGATGAGCAGGGACGCTGGGCCTTGCTCGGCGGCGTGCAAGGTGGCACCTCAGCGGAGACGGGCGACCACTGGGCCCTGGATCGCTTTGTCCACCGGCTGACCGTTGTCGATGGCGCCGTCACCTACCGTGATCCGCGACGCCTCGCAGACTACCCGCTGTTCGCCGACGTCCAGGCCGCTGCGGTGAACGGGGCGCTGGACTTCGCTGCCCTGTGGGAAGCGCGACGCACCGGGATCCCGCGAGACCCGGGGACCTTGAGCGCGTCGCTGCGGTTGGCCTCAGCGGACGCCCAAGTGACAGGCGCCCTGCGCACCGACCTTGCCACCGCCGCCAGGCTCACCTCCCTCGAGTGTCGTGCCGAGCAGCCGGCGCGCACCCTCCTCTCGTGCCCAGAAGCAACCATCGAGGCTCCGCTCTCCTCCTGGCTTCTCGGCAAAGGATCGTTAGGCGAGCTCAAGCGCGTGGAGGCCTGGGACCTGCAGGCGAACCTCCGGCGCGAGGAGAGCGGCAAACTGGAGTTGCTGCGGGTCCTGGGCAGGGGTGGAGGCGAGAGGCGACCTGGGACCACGGAAGCTGTCGGTGTGGGCGGCGCCCTGGTGCTGCATCAGGCGAACCTGCTCTACACCGACGAGGCGCTAGACGTGAAGGGCGGCGTGACGGTCGGCGGGTCCGGCCTTGATGGAGAGCTTGATCTTGCGACCCTGCAGGCCGCACTCAAGGGCGAGAAGGCAGGCCCCGCAGGGCATCTCACGGGGTTCCTGGTAGGGCACTACGGGGTCTTCCAGGGCGCGGGTTCCATCGACACGGACGTGACGGGGCACCTGCAGGTCGCGCAGCTTCGGGTTCGCAAGCCGGAGACTGACGAGACCGCTGTGAGTGCCGACCAGCTTCAGGCCGACTACGATCTAGGGGCGATGGTGCGGGATCGTGACCTCACCTCGCCTCTGGCCTCGGTGTCTGCCGACGGCCTCCGTGCGCACGTGGTCAGGTCGCCGGACGGCACCCTCGAGTTGGCGCAGGGCCTGCGTCTCACCTCCGCGGCCGAGCAAAAGGGTCCTGCCACTCGGTACACGAAGCTGCGCCTCACGCGGTCATCCCTTCAGTACACCGACTACTCGCGGGGGCGCCGGACGCCCCTTCAGGCGCAGGCAGGGAATCTGGATGGCGCCTGGGACCTGGCAGCCTGGAGCGCCATGCAGCAAGACGGCCAAACCCGTGACTGTGGGTTCCTCAAGGGCGATCTGCAGGTCGCGGGGGAGAGCTTCAAGGCGGCTGCCCGGGTGTCGTCAGACCTCTCGCGCTCGGCGACGGTCGAGGACCTCAGCTTCGCCTCCTCCGGCGACTCCAGCACCGAGAGCGAGCACCTGCGGTCAGCCCGTCTTCAGTTGGCCTACGATCTGGGGCCGGTGCTGCAGGGCCAGGATTGGCCGCAGCACCTGCGTCAGGTGACCTGCGACCATCTTGAGGGGCAGCTTAGTCGCGACGCGGCGGGCAAGATTGGTGCCGTCAGTGCGGTGAGCAAGGACCTTGGCTTGCGTACGCGCTCGGGTGCTGAAGGGGTTGACCTGACCGGCCTGCGGGCGCGAGTCGTGGCCCGAGACAGCCGGCTAGTCTACCGCGACGAGGCCTTGCTGGACGTCGGGCCGCTGATCGCAAGCCTCCAGGATGCGAACCTTGACGTGGACCTCAGCACCGTCGGGGCAGCCGGCCAGACGCCGACTCAGCGTCCGCGTGGCAGCCTCAGTGCCCAGGTTCACCTGTCCACGCCGGGCCAGGAGGCTGAGGCCGACCTTCGGGGCGACTTGGAGGGCGAGATCGCTCTCCGTGGCCTGCGGGTGGTGCAGAGCGGGGTGCAGGAGCCTGTCCTGGCGGCTCGCAGCCTGTCGATGGAGACCGACCTGCAGTACCTGCTCGCCTCCTCACCACCAATCGTCTCCGTGGTGCGTGCGCTGACCGTGGACGGCCTGGGCGGCTCGATCAAGCGTGACAGCCGCGGTGTCATCGTCTCTCCCGAGTTCCTCTCCTTGCGGGTGCGACCAGCACCGGGCAAGCCTGCAACGCCGGTGCGTCTTGCGGGTGTGGTCAACACGAGGGTCACCGTCCGCAACAGCTCACTATCGCTTGAGGATGACGCGCTCCTCGGCGAGGAAGGCCCGATTCGTTTCTCGCTGCAGCAGGTCGACGGGCAAGTCCAAGCTGTGGGGCGTGTCGGCGGGCCCATCGAGACCTGGCTCAAGCCGGAGGGCAAGCTATCCGGCGTCCTGACCAGCGAGACCGGACAGGCTCGGCTGCGCACCAGCTTCGAGACCGACCTGGCGAGCAACCTGTGGTTGCACGGCCTTGAGAGCCTGGCACCGGATGGACAGCGGCTGGCGCAGGCCGACGAGGTCCATCTCGACTTCTCTTTCGACGCCTCCTCGGCCGGGCAGTCCTTCGCGAGACGCCTTCGAGCGGCGAAGCTGGACGGCGTGCAGATCGCCCTGGCGAGTTCACCTCACGGCTACCTCAGCGTCGGCGGCTTCCCCCTGCGGGCCGTCAAGATGCAAGGTCCTTCCGGCACTTCCTTCGGTGAGGTCAGCGCGGTCACCGGAAGTGTGCAGACGGACAAGCTGGGTATCCTCCGCGGCTCGCTGCAGGTCCGTGGTAACGGCGGCGTGGTTGCGGATGCCCTGGCCCAGGGGAGCTACGACCCGGTCGACGGTTGGCTCGACCTCAAGGCGACGGCGCGGGAAGCTGACCTCGGGCTCCTGGGCGGCCTGGTCCTCCCCGCGAGCGAGGGTACGGTCACCGCCCGAGCAGACCACGTGACGGCCTCTGCCTACGGACGTCCCGGCACAGGTGACGAGCAGTTTACCTGGGCGATTCGCTGCGACGCCCGTGATGGACAGGCCCGTCTCCCGGGGCTGACGGACGAGACGGTTCACTTCAGCGGACCTCTCAGGGCCGGTGCGGAGGGTGTCAGCTCGGAGAAGCTGCAAGTGGCCTGGGGTGGCGTGACCGGAACGGCCGCCGGAGGCGTCCTCGACCTCTCCGATCCAGTTCTCTCGCTCAGCCTTGACCTGGAGGCCGCGCAGGGCTCGGACCTGGTCAACCTGCTCCCGCCGAAGGAGCGAAGTCGCTGGCACTCGATTAAGCTCATGGACGGTGCCAGGCTGCACACCTCGCTGTGTGGCTCGATACGGAACGCGAATGCCGAGTTCCGACTCCAGGCCTCGGGTGAGAACCTCGTCCACGCTGGCGAGCTTGGCGTCGTCAAGGTCACTGACCTCGACGTCGTCGGTTCCGTGCTGGGCTTCGCCGAGCCGAGTATCCGCGCCGAAGTGACAGCCCGACAGCCGGGTATCCAGGAGACGACCGCCGCTGAGGCGGCCCTGCCGTCCTCATCAGCAGCCTCGGCACAGACACGCCTCAGCCTCGTGACCGGCGCGGACCTGGAGGGCGTCGGGATGGTGGAAGTGCCCGAAGCCGACCTGCTGGGCGTCCCGATCAAGGACTTCGCCGCCCAGCTTGCCCTTTCCCAGGACAAGGTGCAGGTTGTCAACGCGGCAGGTCAGATCGCTCATGGGAAGCTCACGGCTCGTGGCGAGGCACCCTTCGGATCGCCCGAGGGCTTCCGAGTACAGGGCCTTGCCCGTCTGGAGGGCGCCAAACTGGACACGCTCCAGACCGGCGGGCTGCTCCCGGCCTCACTTACTCTTGGGGGCGAGGTCTCCGCGACTTTCACCGGCACCTATGGGGACAAGACCGAAGGTTACGGGGTCGAGGTCAACGTGAAATCGCCGGTGGTGAAGGGCCAGTCCTTCGACAGCGCCCGTCTGATTGCCACCGGGAAGGGGCGCGCGGCTCAGATCGCCCTTCTGCAACTCAGTGACGGACCCGGACAGGTGTGTGTCCGCGGTTCTCTGCAGTGGCCTGAGAAGTCCCGGCCGTCGGAGCAAGCCTCCTCACCTGACGGTGGACCTGTCGCGCACCTCGAGTTGGCCGCGGCGGAGTTCGACCTGAGCAAGCTACCCTTAGGGACCTCTGTCGAGCCCGTAGCGGGTCGGCTCTACGCCGGCGGAAGTCTTCAGGGCTCGCTGGGTGATCCCGACGTCAAGCTGTCCCTCCAGGCCTTCGACCTGGCCTACGAGGACCGGCATGCTGATGCCCTGACGGGCCGCCTCGACCGGCGAGGAGGCACGCTGTCGGTACCACGGCTGCTGCTCTCCTCGGGACAGGCCGTGCTGGGCCTCACCGACGGCCGGGTCGACGGCTTCTCACTGCGATCCGGTAAGGAGCCCCAGCGGCTGGCACCCGACGGGCGGATCCGCAGCGCCCTTGTGCGCGCCTTCGGACCGGCGGAGGGCTTTGCGCCGCTGATCAGCCCGGGCCTTAGCACCGACGGCTGGTTCTCCCTGACCGGTGCGGCAAGCGGCTCCTTGCGCCGTCCAGTCCTGACCAGCATGCTTCACGCCGACACCTGGCGCGTGGGCGACTTCCTCCTCGACG is a window of Armatimonadia bacterium DNA encoding:
- a CDS encoding translocation/assembly module TamB domain-containing protein, producing the protein MTYDLAGLLSSTTPRQAALKRCDLLEPYADLVRDADGHWTLAGTPPRAITEGQQSRAGTAADFTAQVLVKGGSLHVVDYALPGATTEVSVAQTEADLDFAKFWAARQGRYQPAVGRVTGQLRAQRAEETLAGSFDWSLDQELRCSEVSLTQAGRPLPVLTLDKGRVGYAPAALEERGDVAAALDEVSLGSVWVQARRLADRSLELPALLSAYLPRGEAQSPRQPRFLGGLTAHLHADALSGTYEDLSLQPEPLQVALSGTSGDVYCDRLALLHEGREAAAPGGLKGAVSFTRGSESGGGSFDVDLSGRAGLSRVLVTSKGVAEPVVSLVEGTASFDPRVLLSDSPGLDGIGDVYLKQPEATISLDEQGRWALLGGVQGGTSAETGDHWALDRFVHRLTVVDGAVTYRDPRRLADYPLFADVQAAAVNGALDFAALWEARRTGIPRDPGTLSASLRLASADAQVTGALRTDLATAARLTSLECRAEQPARTLLSCPEATIEAPLSSWLLGKGSLGELKRVEAWDLQANLRREESGKLELLRVLGRGGGERRPGTTEAVGVGGALVLHQANLLYTDEALDVKGGVTVGGSGLDGELDLATLQAALKGEKAGPAGHLTGFLVGHYGVFQGAGSIDTDVTGHLQVAQLRVRKPETDETAVSADQLQADYDLGAMVRDRDLTSPLASVSADGLRAHVVRSPDGTLELAQGLRLTSAAEQKGPATRYTKLRLTRSSLQYTDYSRGRRTPLQAQAGNLDGAWDLAAWSAMQQDGQTRDCGFLKGDLQVAGESFKAAARVSSDLSRSATVEDLSFASSGDSSTESEHLRSARLQLAYDLGPVLQGQDWPQHLRQVTCDHLEGQLSRDAAGKIGAVSAVSKDLGLRTRSGAEGVDLTGLRARVVARDSRLVYRDEALLDVGPLIASLQDANLDVDLSTVGAAGQTPTQRPRGSLSAQVHLSTPGQEAEADLRGDLEGEIALRGLRVVQSGVQEPVLAARSLSMETDLQYLLASSPPIVSVVRALTVDGLGGSIKRDSRGVIVSPEFLSLRVRPAPGKPATPVRLAGVVNTRVTVRNSSLSLEDDALLGEEGPIRFSLQQVDGQVQAVGRVGGPIETWLKPEGKLSGVLTSETGQARLRTSFETDLASNLWLHGLESLAPDGQRLAQADEVHLDFSFDASSAGQSFARRLRAAKLDGVQIALASSPHGYLSVGGFPLRAVKMQGPSGTSFGEVSAVTGSVQTDKLGILRGSLQVRGNGGVVADALAQGSYDPVDGWLDLKATAREADLGLLGGLVLPASEGTVTARADHVTASAYGRPGTGDEQFTWAIRCDARDGQARLPGLTDETVHFSGPLRAGAEGVSSEKLQVAWGGVTGTAAGGVLDLSDPVLSLSLDLEAAQGSDLVNLLPPKERSRWHSIKLMDGARLHTSLCGSIRNANAEFRLQASGENLVHAGELGVVKVTDLDVVGSVLGFAEPSIRAEVTARQPGIQETTAAEAALPSSSAASAQTRLSLVTGADLEGVGMVEVPEADLLGVPIKDFAAQLALSQDKVQVVNAAGQIAHGKLTARGEAPFGSPEGFRVQGLARLEGAKLDTLQTGGLLPASLTLGGEVSATFTGTYGDKTEGYGVEVNVKSPVVKGQSFDSARLIATGKGRAAQIALLQLSDGPGQVCVRGSLQWPEKSRPSEQASSPDGGPVAHLELAAAEFDLSKLPLGTSVEPVAGRLYAGGSLQGSLGDPDVKLSLQAFDLAYEDRHADALTGRLDRRGGTLSVPRLLLSSGQAVLGLTDGRVDGFSLRSGKEPQRLAPDGRIRSALVRAFGPAEGFAPLISPGLSTDGWFSLTGAASGSLRRPVLTSMLHADTWRVGDFLLDEANLPFTLSGDTLLLTEGSARGYGGALTLTGRVDDVYSRGVYTLAGSMTGVSLEDLPDVEDLGQDIAGVVSLPQITVWGSRDSKPRSAVTFRVDGGRVGSEDLQPISGRAQFLDDVLRVDATKIRRADTTTPEMGLPGVPGYVTVEASYDIRSRFLDAVLRVAGEERVRRGTEPTARELTALPELGWLLRFSAPVVGAVEKRMSRRALGIGPGSTPGASEPPGLPVSERLRRLGLRTEGRLLGRVHLAGPLTALHCQAGVTLWDARLDGRALPEEMRVRLGADLAARRLYDLEAEAQDGRQYLTVTGDLDLPAAEGQATPDASPRRVNVSVEGADIDLPMWREWLPTPLPISGTATFTLVAAGSTESPTVKGSLDVMRPSYAGARFDVLNVPLIELSEGALRVTRARLLRSEEVQAAGQTERTRIAREVSMSGSLPWTWHKPWIPPDGPVSYQAELADLDLGFFPPILDEIARSQSSGPRSAQPTVWSQLQARGNVKARLNVTGIWSAPAVNGRLEIADGYLRAPGWQRAIDGTQVAIALERTGGHNRATVEKAQAQWGTVKLALHDGSAVIDHFGADELADNEFHGELVLSNDQITDVYGLSVGAVAGSVGFNTRPRQAGETGPRIHDLVFHDLTTQMGAGHVKLTGTGKLTNLLLGKLDTNEFDLGLVSDNADLRYGRQMRGKLNGAIRLHRLDSPPEGGGPEKQAHLDGTMALSQADLALAPPKMAEAPRYLGLSSRLPAPVMNVALNVGASVLLRGMGVTVPLATGPAAKITGTPQLPRIIGSLRAPEGAIRVPAGMIQVKTASITYALTPVPKALQQDRMPLELTGDVNIQGQRLITNAEVPGWGDTPLLAHIAVEGKLPSDLRVRVWSEPPLGEEQIIAMLGAEPLGGLVGQTEGGDTAVSQEALNLLTAGFRATIFEPIESELMRVLGLSEFDIRFGFDQELEFRLGKYVVKDLLASYQHHVGAAGDDRYQFSLAYRLKNRVHVAYTTNERNESRIKLTYDLMGRGSP